The genomic region gatttaattgttgataatgaaaatttttaaaagatgttaTCGATAAAATAGTTCTTGAATAACAACAAAAAGAATCAATAAATATTATGATTTTTGtaagtaacaaattttttttatatttagcaAACGACTTATTTATTAGTTAAATTTTTGTGGTaacatttgaataaatatttagaatGTATACAAAAAATTCGAAACAAAATTTGATgtctagatttttttattttttaaaataatatatggTCATTcacaataaattttttaaaaaaatgcatttgataaaaaaaattaccaaaatttaagaataaaaagattttatttttctaataatgaTTACAAAAATATGcatcaaaatttgatttctaaAATTATTCtgtagaatatatatttaatatctagttctttttgttatgtttttaacTTTTTCGAAGACTTATTTATGTTTGCTCTTTTATGGTTTGTTTTGTTAGTAAGCAAACTTTCGAGTACTATGTTGGTagtttattcaaaaaaaattatgtaaataatatgtattaataaataaaaaaaataaaataacgacGTCNNNNNNNNNNNNNNNNNNNNNNNNNNNAATGAtataatttaatgataaaaaatattatatgcatattaaaattttattgtatgtatttatatataatatatgtaatttttaatttatttttaatatatattttatattttaatattattttatatggataagtggaaAACTGATAGTTTCTGTATAAACTTACCATGACTTTAGTCATCTTTATTAAGATATGTATAATAATTATTTATACAACAATAACAAAGCCTTGTCTCAttaggtggggtcggctacatgaatcaaatgatGTCATTGTACTCTGTCATGTATTATGTTTACAGAGaaaccgtttacatgtagatatCGTTTGACTACTTCATAGATAGTCTTCTTAAGTCTTCATTTGCCTttcaccccttgtccatcttccatctcatccaccctcctaactgagtgttctatcggtcttcttctcacatgtccaaaccacctgagacgcgattcaaccatcttttccacaatgggtgctactctaactctctcccttatatcttcgttccttattttatccaatcgcgtatgaccactcatccatctcaacatcttcatttctgccacactcaacttatgttcgtgctcccctttgaccgcccaacactccgtaccataaagcatagccggacTTATAGTGGtgtgatagaatttacctttataGTGGtcttatatatttaattaatctCTACATACAAATCATTTAATCAAATAAGTCCAGCCAAGTCATTTACACTCACGCGTGcacattcttcttcttcgtcaCCCCTGATATTTCGtcgtcttcttctccttctttttcattatttttctctttcgttatcgtcgtcaCTAATacatctcctcctcttcctccctcTTTTCTCATTggaatttcttttcctttttcctttttccttttcctccttctcctccatcatcttcatcatcatgatcatcatcgttatagtcatcgtcgtcttcttcttataCTATCGTCGTTATTGTTATCGTAGAATTTTTGTCATATTGATGACGTTGTCTGATCCAAAATTAATTTAGACGTGTTTTTGTTGATAATTCAGTCAATTTTGTGTGTTGTTTTCAAACTGAGTTTGTATGTcgcaatcattaagtaattttggtgcatttctgagttaattgagatttgtagcaaaatttcagtgtaaaatttaagaaatttatgtgttattgttaagaaatttcagtgtatttttattctgataaattttgcataattcaaaactcttcttctttctcctcatGATCtgctactgcttcttcttcttcttcttctttttcttcttcatcatcatcatcttctttttttttcttattcatctcttccttcttgttttaccttctcaagttccTTCTTgatttactctcttaacaagaataaaaataaaaaaatcaaacaaagaacaaaaaacacataatgctgcaaaattacctGAAAGATGATGAACATATatttattcaactaaaagaaagaaaaaaataacgaaaaaaaaaagaaaaaaatatattaaattttttttttgtgcatttgtagcaaaattttaatgtaaaaactaataaatttatatgttattgttaagaaatttcgatgtatttttattctgataagttctgcataattcaaaacttttcctctttttcctcctcatcttctactgcttctttttcattttatttcattttctcataaaTCTTTtgggaagaaaaaataaaataaaaaaatatataatattacaaaattaatagaaagaggaggaagaaaaaatatagcaataataacaataaaaagaacGAGGAAAATGATGAAACATGTAAAGAAGAAGGAATGCGAAGAAAAAAGCAGAAGAacgcaaagaaaaaggaaaagaatgagaaagaagagaagaaatacAGAATACAAACAATGGAAGAGAAATgcgaaagagaaaaagaaaaaatacaaagaaaaatgaACAGCATAATTTTACGCGCGCCTATGTAAGTGAAATTTATTAAGTNNNNNNNNNNNNNNNNNNNNNNNNNNNNNNNNNNNNNNNNNNNNNNNNNNNNNNNNNNNNNNNNNNNNNNNNNNNNNNNNNNNNNNNNNNNNNNNNNNNNNNNNNNNNNNNNNNNNNNNNNNNNNNNNNNNNNNNNNNNNNNNNNNNNNNNNNNNNNNNNNNNNNNNNNNNNNNNNNNNNNNNNNNNNNNNNNNNNNNNNNNNNNNNNNNNNNNNNNNNNNNNNNNNNNNNNNNNNNNNNNNNNNNNNNNNNNNNNNNNNNNNNNNNNNNNNNNNNNNNNNNNNNNNNNNNNNNNNNNNNNNNNNNNNNNNNNNNNNNNNNNNNNNNNNNNNNNNNNNNNNNNNNNNNNNNNNNNNNNNNNNNNNNNNNNNNNNNNNNNNNNNNNNNNNNNNNNNNNNNNNNNNNNNNNNNNNNNNNNNNNNNNNNNNNNNNNNNNNNNNNNNNNNNNNNNNNNNNNNNNNNNNNNNNNNNNNNNNNNNNNNNNNNNNNNNNNNNNNNNNNNNNNNNNNNNNNNNNNNNNNNNNNNNNNNNNNNNNNNNNNNNNNNNNNNNNNNNNNNNNNNNNNNNNNNNNNNNNNNNNNNNNNNNNNNNNNNNNNNNNNNNNNNNNNNNNNNNNNNNNNNNNNNNNNNNNNNNNNNNNNNNNNNNNNNNNNNNNNNNNNNNNNNNNNNNNNNNNNNNNNNNNNNNNNNNNNNNNNNNNNNNNNNNNNNNNNNNNNNNNNNNNNNNNNNNNNNNNNNNNNNNNNNNNNNNNNNNNNNNNNNNNNNNNNNNNNNNNNNNNNNNNNNNNNNNNNNNNNNNNNNNNNNNNNNNNNNNNNNNNNNNNNNNNNNNNNNNNNNNNNNNNNNNNNNNNNNNNNNNNNNNNNNNNNNNNNNNNNNNNNNNNNNNNNNNNNNNNNNNNNNNNNNNNNNNNNNNNNNNNNNNNNNNNNNNNNNNNNNNNNNNNNNNNNNNNNNNNNNNNNNNNNNNNNNNNNNNNNNNNNNNNNNNNNNNNNNNNNNNNNNNNNNNNNNNNNNNNNNNNNNNNNNNNNNNNNNNNNNNNNNNNNNNNNNNNNNNNNNNNNNNNNNNNNNNNNNNNNNNNNNNNNNNNNNNNNNNNNNNNNNNNNNNNNNNNNNNNNNNNNNNNNNNNNNNNNNNNNNNNNNNNNNNNNNNNNNNNNNNNNNNNNNNNNNNNNNNNNNNNNNNNNNNNNNNNNNNNNNNNNNNNNNNNNNNNNNNNNNNNNNNNNNNNNNNNNNNNNNNNNNNNNNNNNNNNNNNNNNNNNNNNNNNNNNNNNNNNNNNNNNNNNNNNNNNNNNNNNNNNNNNNNNNNNNNNNNNNNNNNNNNNNNNNNNNNNNNNNNNNNNNNNNNNNNNNNNNNNNNNNNNNNNNNNNNNNNNNNNNNNNNNNNNNNNNNNNNNNNNNNNNNNNNNNNNNNNNNNNNNNNNNNNNNNNNNNNNNNNNNNNNNNNNNNNNNNNNNNNNNNNNNNNNNNNNNNNNNNNNNNNNNNNNNNNNNNNNNNNNNNNNNNNNNNNNNNNNNNNNNNNNNNNNNNNNNNNNNNNNNNNNNNNNNNNNNNNNNNNNNNNNNNNNNNNNNNNNNNNNNNNNNNNNNNNNNNNNNNNNNNNNNNNNNNNNNNNNNNNNNNNNNNNNNNNNNNNNNNNNNNNNNNNNNNNNNNNNNNNNNNNNNNNNNNNNNNNNNNNNNNNNNNNNNNNNNNNNNNNNNNNNNNNNNNNNNNNNNNNNNNNNNNNNNNNNNNNNNNNNNNNNNNNNNNNNNNNNNNNNNNNNNNNNNNNNNNNNNNNNNNNNNNNNNNNNNNNNNNNNNNNNNNNNNNNNNNNNNNNNNNNNNNNNNNNNNNNNNNNNNNNNNNNNNNNNNNNNNNNNNNNNNNNNNNNNNNNNNNNNNNNNNNNNNNNNNNNNNNNNNNNNNNNNNNNNNNNNNNNNNNNNNNNNNNNNNNNNNNNNNNNNNNNNNNNNNNNNNNNNNNNNNNNNNNNNNNNNNNNNNNNNNNNNNNNNNNNNNNNNNNNNNNNNNNNNNNNNNNNNNNNNNNNNNNNNNNNNNNNNNNNNNNNNNNNNNNNNNNNNNNNNNNNNNNNNNNNNNNNNNNNNNNNNNNNNNNNNNNNNNNNNNNNNNNNNNNNNNNNNNNNNNNNNNNNNNNNNNNNNNNNNNNNNNNNNNNNNNNNNNNNNNNNNNNNNNNNNNNNNNNNNNNNNNNNNNNNNNNNNNNNNNNNNNNNNNNNNNNNNNNNNNNNNNNNNNNNNNNNNNNNNNNNNNNNNNNNNNNNNNNNNNNNNNNNNNNNNNNNNNNNNNNNNNNNNNNNNNNNNNNNNNNNNNNNNNNNNNNNNNNNNNNNNNNNNNNNNNNNNNNNNNNNNNNNNNNNNNNNNNNNNNNNNNNNNNNNNNNNNNNNNNNNNNNNNNNNNNNNNNNNNNNNNNNNNNNNNNNNNNNNNNNNNNNNNNNNNNNNNNNNNNNNNNNNNNNNNNNNNNNNNNNNNNNNNNNNNNNNNNNNNNNNNNNNNNNNNNNNNNNNNNNNNNNNNNNNNNNNNNNNNNNNNNNNNNNNNNNNNNNNNNNNNNNNNNNNNNNNNNNNNNNNNNNNNNNNNNNNNNNNNNNNNNNNNNNNNNNNNNNNNNNNNNNNNNNNNNNNNNNNNNNNNNNNNNNNNNNNNNNNNNNNNNNNNNNNNNNNNNNNNNNNNNNNNNNNNNNNNNNNNNNNNNNNNNNNNNNNNNNNNNNNNNNNNNNNNNNNNNNNNNNNNNNNNNNNNNNNNNNNNNNNNNNNNNNNNNNNNNNNNNNNNNNNNNNNNNNNNNNNNNNNNNNNNNNNNNNNNNNNNNNNNNNNNNNNNNNNNNNNNNNNNNNNNNNNNNNNNNNNNNNNNNNNNNNNNNNNNNNNNNNNNNNNNNNNNNNNNNNNNNNNNNNNNNNNNNNNNNNNNNNNNNNNNNNNNNNNNNNNNNNNNNNNNNNNNNNNNNNNNNNNNNNNNNNNNNNNNNNNNNNNNNNNNNNNNNNNNNNNNNNNNNNNNNNNNNNNNNNNNNNNNNNNNNNNNNNNNNNNNNNNNNNNNNNNNNNNNNNNNNNNNNNNNNNNNNNNNNNNNNNNNNNNNNNNNNNNNNNNNNNNNNNNNNNNNNNNNNNNNNNNNNNNNNNNNNNNNNNNNNNNNNNNNNNNNNNNNNNNNNNNNNNNNNNNNNNNNNNNNNNNNNNNNNNNNNNNNNNNNNNNNNNNNNNNNNNNNNNNNNNNNNNNNNNNNNNNNNNNNNNNNNNNNNNNNNNNNNNNNNNNNNNNNNNNNNNNNNNNNNNNNNNNNNNNNNNNNNNNNNNNNNNNNNNNNNNNNNNNNNNNNNNNNNNNNNNNNNNNNNNNNNNNNNNNNNNNNNNNNNNNNNNNNNNNNNNNNNNNNNNNNNNNNNNNNNNNNNNNNNNNNNNNNNNNNNNNNNNNNNNNNNNNNNNNNNNNNNNNNNNNNNNNNNNNNNNNNNNNNNNNNNNNNNNNNNNNNNNNNNNNNNNNNNNNNNNNNNNNNNNNNNNNNNNNNNNNNNNNNNNNNNNNNNNNNNNNNNNNNNNNNNNNNNNNNNNNNNNNNNNNNNNNNNNNNNNNNNNNNNNNNNNNNNNNNNNNNNNNNNNNNNNNNNNNNNNNNNNNNNNNNNNNNNNNNNNNNNNNNNNNNNNNNNNNNNNGTCGTCCTAAGTATTTTTTAAATCGAGTTTTCAACCAAATTAATGCACGCTAGATGCTACTTCTTTTCTTTTACATACTTACGTGCTGCTGTTGCTATTTTTCCTCCTCCTCCATGCTGAAAAAGCACGGAGACAAAAAACTACATGATAGACATTAACATTTATTTTATTGGGCTTATACCAATTTGGTTAGACTTAATTATCAAAAATACTTGTACATATAACATTATCGTTTTTAAAATTAGTATAAACTTAATCGAATAATTGGATTAGTTTATGTTTAACAATCCTAAAATCAGTAACCGAACCAATTAAAATCGGATTCAATTGAATTCAACCCAATTACACCTCATTACCCGTCAAATACAAAACTATTAATCTATTATAGCTGAATCGGATCAATTTTGATCGAACGGTTAGATTCCCCGTACCTGTGAACTCCCGTGCTTATGGGGCTTGATGAATGTCTTTAAATAGCATATGTTGTTGTGCTTATGGGTCTTTGATGAATGTCTTTAAATAGCATATGCTGTTAATTGTTAAAAGACCATTATCAATTTTGATCGAACGGTTAGATTACCCGTACCCGTGCTTATGGGACTTGATGAATGTCTTTAAATCAGCCTATGCCTGTTAATTGTTANNNNNNNNNNNNNNNNNNNNTTATAAAGAAAAGTACAATACGAGTAATCTccacattttttaattttaagagtTGTTCTAATTGCACAGTCAGGAAAACAGAGAACAATTAACCTTTATGTTTATATATTAAAAAGCTACACATAATACATCACTGAGTTGAAAGTTGAAACCAGATCACTGTTATCGAAATTGATTGTTGTTACTTGTGgaaggaaaaaaataataatataataactttcttcctcttcatgcATGCTTCTATTTACCAGACAATGAACCAATCTACCTCTTTGTTTGTTAACATATAAGATACTATAATAACAGTAAGTAGTAGCTCAATGAATGACAGCAATGATGGAATCTGTACACTGAAAGTATTATACTAACGTTTACATATATGACTGTACTGGACATAGATGAGATACATGCTGATAAATGGGGAAATTATCACGATACACATACGCTACACATCACACAAGTACAAAATTGGGTACACAGATTACAGATATAAGGTAATGACATAACACAGAAATATACACTTGCTTATGGGATTTGATGATAAGTGGGTACAGCGCTTGCACGCTGAACCTGAGCCGTATCAAATTGCAGAAAGTTTTTCACCTCCTACAATGGATCTGGATTTGACGATTGATGCTAAATTTTGTTTGCTTATACTGATATTCATGCAAATTGTATGTAGAAGAAATGAGGACTAAGAGGAGAAGCTAGACCTAAGAGTATATCATATATGAACATGGTAGGATAAAGAATCTTTACATTTCACCAAGATTTTTCCTATTCATTGTAGGAGAGAACGAGTGACACTTTGGACATGGTTCAGAGGCAAGAATCAGAGCGCAATGCTTTCCAAACAGAATTCAAGAATCACTCACTCCAACTATCcgcatcatcatcttcatcacttCCGGCCAAAGCCTATTATTTATATTTCAGTAATTTATCAACATGTTAGTTGACCTTTGAAGAAAACAGGCCACAACTATTGGTAAAATGAACAGATAACAAGAGTGAGAGAGACCTGGCGAATTGCATTTGCTTTTTCCAAGATGGCGGCAAGCTTCAAGTTTGTCTTAGGACCTTGAATGCTGGGTCGCGTCGCTACAGTAGGCTTCAAGTTGAAGGACTGGGAAAAccaaaagatatttttaatataagAATATGCTTTGTTACAGAAGTGGTAAAGATCAGCATAAAGATAAAGGTTGCAGAGTCTAACCTTTGTTCTTATCTGTTCTAGCAATGAATCTCTTTCATCTGTCTTTGGGGCGGTTTGAGGAACAACCCGTTCAGTAACCTTCCTAAGCTGTTATAGTCCAAACGCAAAGTGTTATGCAAAAATAAGACCACAAAAAGAAAATTgagtttcaaaataaaaatccaGAAACTACAATCACCTTGCTTTTGTCATGAGCAGCAACAGCGTCAATTAGAGGATTCCGAGGACGAGGAAGCTTGTTCTTTGGTTTTGGATTTGTCCTTTCACTCTCAAAATCTGAAGTTTGATCAGATGCATCTAAGGACAATGATGTTTCCCCCTCAGGAGGCAAGAAATGCTGATTAGGTGCCATACTATTCATGTGAGGTGGCAACATGAGTGAGATAGGCAGATGTCCTTGTCCCACTTCAGCATTACTCATAGACTGATTCGGTGTTTTAACTTCGGAACTAGCCTCTGTTGAAAACTGACTGGGAGGATGAATTTGTTTTTCTTGTGGAGAGATGGAATCATGTTCAGGAACAGCACATTCAGCAGGTGGTATTGGAGGGCAAGGATCTGAACTCTCAACTGTTTCTCCCTCAGAAGCAACAACATAAGCATGTGGAGGGCTTTCAGCGGATAACCTGTTATCTGTAGACTGCTGAAGTGAGTCAtcttcactagtctctgtctttGACAGAATAAGAGGTTGAGTTTGTTCGTCTGCAGAGATGGAATCTTGTCCAGAAGTAACATGAGAATCTTGGGAAGTAGCCACAGGTACGTCATTTCTTATGGGATGCTCATGTGCTTTGACTTCTAAACTAGTCTCAGTCATTAATTGACTTGGGGATTGGGTCAATTTTTCCTGTGGAGAGGTGAAATCAGTTACAGAAGCAGAAAAATCGGCAGATGGAGTTGGAGGGTATAGGGTTGAATTTTGTGCCATTAGTCCCTCAGAAGCAACAATGTAGCCATGCTGAGGCCTGCTGGTGGTTACAACAGGTAATGTATAGAAAGGATTTGCAATTTGGCTTCTGTCCAACAATAGGTATTGACCATTTGCTTCATTAACCATGATAGGAAATTGAAAAGGTATAGCAACAGGATGCCCTGAAACACCCACTGGAAACCCAGAAGATTGGAGCTTATCACTCACTGCCATGACAGGCACAAATGGATTCTGAGACAGCAAATTATCTCTCTCAGATGTTGGAAAACCAAATTGAGCGGTATTATCAGGTTCAATTGGAAGCATTGGTTGGCCTGAAGGCAGCATTGGTTGGAATGAGGCCTGATTTACTTCTACCTGTTCTCTCTGCAGAAAAGGGGAAGAATGCTGAACCTTGCCCATTCTCCATTGCATAGGTGGTAGAGGGGGCATAGGAGGCATCTCATCGAGATTATTCTCAGCTGACTCGGTAAAGAGATCGGGAAGAGACTTCGATGGCTCCATGACATGTTCTGTAGGGTTAACCTCCTGGCTAGATGACTGTGGTAAGGGATGAGATGATGACAGTTCATCTGCATGGTCATCTGAAGGGAAGTCGGGAGTGGCATGAATGCTTTCTTTCTCCAATTGAGTTTTCTCAGAGGCTATGTTTCCTTCACCGCTGAGCATAAACTCTGCATCCCATTCACCACCATGTGATCGTGAAAACAGCTCTACATCACTTCCAGACTCAAGCTTGTTAAAAGGTGATGAAAAACTCTCTCTCTTGTTCTGTGAAGGATCATTCAAGTCATCAAATATAGATTCTGACTGCTGACTATCTAACCCTGAAAATTCTTGCACCATTTTCATGTCGTCGACAGAAGCACTGTGTTGGAGTTTCTCCCAAGGAGATGAATTTTGATTATCATTACATCTTTCTAAATTAGAAAGATCACCAGGTCCCTGTTTCTCCAGATTCAATTGCACACCAGCAGAAGAAGCTATTGGTTGATCCATTTCATTCTGTCTCTCTAATTCTGTCAAAGATTCTCTAGCAACTGCCTTGTTAACTTCCATCTCTTTCTCATGCGGATCTGCAACAGCAGAGAGACATTCTTCCGTATCTGTACAATTAATGGTTGGAGAATAAATGACATCAAGTGGTGAGATGGCTGTCAATTGCTCCAGTTGGCTATCCATTTTTTCTACATTCAAGTCCTTTAAAATTTGGGTTGATTTTACTTCATTGGATTCCATTTCCATCTTATAATAAtccaaggaagaagagagaggtTTTTGCAAACTGGAAGAACTTCCAGATGGAGCTGGACAGGTTAAAATACCTGCATCTTTGTCATCACTATTAACAGAAGGAACAGTGGAGACAGCTTGGTCTTCTGAATCAACATTTTCACTGAACACATCATTTACCATCACAGGAGTATCAGGAGAAGACAGCTCTTTAACATGACCATCACCTTCAACAGGATCAACACCTGAGGTGGATCTTATTTCATCACCGGGCACCAGTCCCTCTTCAGAAATTGATTCGACATCAGAACACACTTGTTCATTTTTGGCTAAACTTGGTTCATCCTGTGGATTGTTATGAGTTACATCTGAGGATAACTCCCCGGTAAGGCAACTCATGGGAGGAACATCCACAACAGGAGCCAAATCTTCGGAACCAAGTTGGGTAGATATAATACAATCCTCATCTTTCAAGTCTTGACAATCAAGCACCGCCATTGTACCTGAATTCAAGTCCAGTTCTTCCATGGATGAGGAAATCGGATCCTCTCCTGTTGAACCAATATCTCTATCAACCAAAACTTCAAGAGAGTTTTTATTAGGTGATTCCACCTGCAACTTCTTTATTTCTGAAAGATCACTGCCTTCATTTTCCTGAACTAATTCTAAATTATTTGAAAATTGCAATAAATCATCAGACTGAACATTTGGATCATAATTATCCAACTTGTCTAGAGAATTTTTATCAGACAAATCCAGAGGACAAGCATCTTCTTTCACAGCATAGAGAGAGACAGGTTCAGCAACCAT from Arachis ipaensis cultivar K30076 chromosome B02, Araip1.1, whole genome shotgun sequence harbors:
- the LOC107625836 gene encoding protein SCAR2 (The sequence of the model RefSeq protein was modified relative to this genomic sequence to represent the inferred CDS: added 83 bases not found in genome assembly), which codes for MPLSKYHIRNEYGLADPELYRAADVRDDPEALLEAVAMGGLVGLLRQLGDLAEFAAEIFHDLHEEVMATAARGHGLMTRVQQLEAEVPSLEKAFFSQTHHSSFYTNGGVDWHPNLRSEQNLVTQGDLPRFIMDSYEECRGPPRLFLLDKFDVAGAGACLKRYTDPSFFKMESASFETKMVEVHREKRIRKIKQKKGQRLRDGEGPNVAPSHAKLHQLLLEERIENGYTDPARLVKLKKRQLSGSAVEVKDGKSYMTKFLETASPDHKMIYETSIIPLSVKPMSDDTSEAGIKMLEISGTSPVKRKLGNENTYPSPNQQESELKGFSEMDGKANGDVVKVKEQKFSRVTDEISSNHPKFPMETELAVDEQKKIEGILDGYHSDTISEVDNYMDALNTMESELETDNECKPKRRLLNIQKATDGDGKENYQPEARFSYSQSFGDSSTSDEIGSFKQDRNEEQIEEHAQLSDSRSTGTSSMSDNSLFRRDGDDHTEMQSHFSDSPSIGNSSMSDDNSSSKKERSPSHHTDSLSSVVENIQSEPILLTKTKIYEPEVEDTLPRQPPHIVVHDAPDGEEEISDSGQASNELMTSGHVLCSVHGPASPVTLPPQAQSDELPFDPVELNSTVEEDEERTDRMKSMVAEPVSLYAVKEDACPLDLSDKNSLDKLDNYDPNVQSDDLLQFSNNLELVQENEGSDLSEIKKLQVESPNKNSLEVLVDRDIGSTGEDPISSSMEELDLNSGTMAVLDCQDLKDEDCIISTQLGSEDLAPVVDVPPMSCLTGELSSDVTHNNPQDEPSLAKNEQVCSDVESISEEGLVPGDEIRSTSGVDPVEGDGHVKELSSPDTPVMVNDVFSENVDSEDQAVSTVPSVNSDDKDAGILTCPAPSGSSSSLQKPLSSSLDYYKMEMESNEVKSTQILKDLNVEKMDSQLEQLTAISPLDVIYSPTINCTDTEECLSAVADPHEKEMEVNKAVARESLTELERQNEMDQPIASSAGVQLNLEKQGPGDLSNLERCNDNQNSSPWEKLQHSASVDDMKMVQEFSGLDSQQSESIFDDLNDPSQNKRESFSSPFNKLESGSDVELFSRSHGGEWDAEFMLSGEGNIASEKTQLEKESIHATPDFPSDDHADELSSSHPLPQSSSQEVNPTEHVMEPSKSLPDLFTESAENNLDEMPPMPPLPPMQWRMGKVQHSSPFLQREQVEVNQASFQPMLPSGQPMLPIEPDNTAQFGFPTSERDNLLSQNPFVPVMAVSDKLQSSGFPVGVSGHPVAIPFQFPIMVNEANGQYLLLDRSQIANPFYTLPVVTTSRPQHGYIVASEGLMAQNSTLYPPTPSADFSASVTDFTSPQEKLTQSPSQLMTETSLEVKAHEHPIRNDVPVATSQDSHVTSGQDSISADEQTQPLILSKTETSEDDSLQQSTDNRLSAESPPHAYVVASEGETVESSDPCPPIPPAECAVPEHDSISPQEKQIHPPSQFSTEASSEVKTPNQSMSNAEVGQGHLPISLMLPPHMNSMAPNQHFLPPEGETSLSLDASDQTSDFESERTNPKPKNKLPRPRNPLIDAVAAHDKSKLRKVTERVVPQTAPKTDERDSLLEQIRTKSFNLKPTVATRPSIQGPKTNLKLAAILEKANAIRQALAGSDEDDDADSWSE